Part of the Dehalococcoidia bacterium genome is shown below.
GAATGCAGTTGCGGTGTAAACAAGGAATAAACCTCGAATTCCCGTGAAGTCGGTTAGAAAGCCTCCAATGGCTGGACCGAAAGCCATCCCAGTGCTTCCGATTCCCATTAATGCACTCATTTGCCGACCACGCTGATCACGTTTAACCATGTCAAATGCGGCAATTTCGCGGCCGAACATCCACATACTCATTCCGATGCCCCAGAAAAACTGGGTGATCAATATGATTACGAAACTAGGAGAGAAAGCTGCAATTAATGTGCTAACTGTTGCCAACGAGGCGCCACTGATCATTAATGGTCTTGTCCCATACCTGTCAACTAAAGCACCTGCCGGTATCATTGAAACTGTGCGACCAATTAGCTGGCTTGTAACAGCTTGAACTGCGATCGCGCCTGACACGCCGAATGTAAGCCCGATTGTTGGCAGCGCAGGTATGATCATGCCCTGTCCCATGCTCATAAGCATGGACGGGAAATATATAAACAATGTTGCGGATGCGAACGATGTCGATCCTGACCGCATTGAGACTCCTATAGGATCTGTATTTCTTTATTAATATTCTGAACTTAAGTTGAAGGTATTTCTTCAACTTCAAGTTTAGGCGCTTCAAGGGGCCTCTTGCTAGGAAGCCCTTCCTTTGCAACGAATACAAGTGCAAGTCCTGCAACTAATAGAAGAGGTGCAAATACCCAGAACGACATCGCTGGGCTAGTGGCAGTTGCTACTACTCCTGCAATTATTGGCCCAACGATTGCTCCTGTTTCACCAAACGTTCTACGTAAAGCTTGCAATTGTCCGCGTAAATGTACTGGGACAATATCAAACGTGTATGTAGTCATTGATCCCATTGCCATTCCACTTGCAAAACCCATAAGCGTGAGGACAAGTCCTAGCATATAGAGATTTGTTGAGAAAGGAAGAAGTACGAAGGTAACCCCTGCGATTAATGCTGATGGAGCAGCAACCCATTTTCTTCCGAACTTATCTGAAACAAATCCTGCTGGGATAATGATCGCAAATGTGGCAATCCCGAGAATTGTAAACAAAAATCCTGTTGTTGCTGCCGAGTACCCTAATTGATCTTGAGCGTAGAGAGGTAGCATTGTATTTGTAACTTGGGTTCTCGTTAAAACACCGAAAGTAGAAATAAACAGAATGAAATAAGTTAGTCTGTAATAGGTGTGAATTTCCTTAAATGCCGTTAAATCAAGCATTGACCGAGGATTTTTGGGACGTTCAATTTTGACGCTTTTATGCGATAGAGAAATCAAAAGAACCACCGCACTAACAC
Proteins encoded:
- a CDS encoding MFS transporter, encoding MNRKFWSAALHLYLPSLLMMMGQGMIIPALPLLGETYGVSGALAVQVITAQQAGRFLSFIPTGAIVDRWGSKMPMAVGASISTLSLLAAIFSPNFIFLMLTQLIWGFGQNMWMFGREIAAAEMVKAEHRGRALSTLMGISGAGTAFGPAVGGVLTEPIGIQGLFVVFFGVSAVVLLISLSHKSVKIERPKNPRSMLDLTAFKEIHTYYRLTYFILFISTFGVLTRTQVTNTMLPLYAQDQLGYSAATTGFLFTILGIATFAIIIPAGFVSDKFGRKWVAAPSALIAGVTFVLLPFSTNLYMLGLVLTLMGFASGMAMGSMTTYTFDIVPVHLRGQLQALRRTFGETGAIVGPIIAGVVATATSPAMSFWVFAPLLLVAGLALVFVAKEGLPSKRPLEAPKLEVEEIPST